A stretch of Aerococcaceae bacterium zg-252 DNA encodes these proteins:
- a CDS encoding bifunctional (p)ppGpp synthetase/guanosine-3',5'-bis(diphosphate) 3'-pyrophosphohydrolase, whose product MARTQDLTAQEVIDICATYMNEKNVAFVKKALDYATHAHRNQVRLSGEAYIVHPIQVAGILAQLQSDPATVATGFLHDVVEDTEYTLEDIEREFGSAVAFLVDGVTKLGKVKFQSKEEALAENHRKMLLAMAKDMRIVMVKLADRLHNMRTLKFQKPEKQVEKSQEAIDIYAPLADRIGMNLIKWELEDIALRYINQAEYYRIVRLMDSKRNEREKYIQEAINEINIAVEDMSIKADVYGRPKHIYSIYRKMVDQNKDFDHIYDLLAIRVLVDTIKDCYSVLGIIHTKWKPMPGRFKDYIAMPKANMYQSIHTTIIGPYGKPVEIQIRTHQMHEVAEYGVAAHWAYKEGKTEKVQVEDTIERQMKWFKDLVELQDDAQNASEFMDFVKEDIFKDQVYIFSPKGDVFELPAGSGPIDFAYHIHTEVGNKIIGAKINGNIVPLNYTLKNGDIIEILTNPNSNGPSRDWLKMTHTSKARNRIKRYFKLLDRDRYSEQGQNLLDRDLKLVGSSVKALTKKNREKELLERFNFNTIEDLYAAVGLNEISPQTIINYLGLRPVEEASESKNNLQTVKKELPAHKVVRTVHESGVVVNGVENLMVRLSRCCNPVPGDEIVGYITRGRGVSIHHKNCPNLLNEPELMNRTIDVEWEQQADLTADYETEIKITGFDRSGLINDVLHVVNHTVKNLRSVNGKVDSNSTATVTVKIAISNTTQLNDLMNKLRNIPDVYEVNRVSNN is encoded by the coding sequence ATGGCAAGAACACAAGATTTAACAGCACAAGAAGTTATTGATATTTGTGCAACTTATATGAACGAGAAAAATGTCGCTTTTGTGAAAAAAGCATTGGATTATGCGACACATGCCCACCGAAATCAAGTGCGGTTATCTGGTGAAGCTTATATCGTGCATCCCATTCAAGTAGCTGGGATATTAGCACAATTACAATCAGATCCAGCCACAGTTGCGACAGGTTTTTTACATGATGTCGTCGAAGATACTGAATATACATTGGAAGATATTGAACGAGAATTTGGTAGTGCGGTTGCCTTTTTGGTAGACGGGGTTACTAAATTAGGTAAAGTTAAATTCCAAAGTAAAGAAGAAGCACTAGCCGAAAACCACCGTAAAATGTTACTCGCTATGGCGAAAGATATGCGTATTGTCATGGTAAAACTGGCTGACCGTCTGCATAATATGCGTACATTGAAGTTTCAAAAGCCGGAAAAACAAGTGGAGAAATCTCAAGAGGCGATTGATATTTATGCACCATTAGCTGACCGTATTGGTATGAACTTGATTAAATGGGAATTGGAAGATATTGCGTTACGTTATATTAATCAAGCTGAATATTACAGAATCGTTCGTCTAATGGACTCTAAGCGTAATGAACGTGAGAAATATATTCAAGAAGCAATCAATGAAATTAATATTGCGGTTGAAGATATGAGTATCAAGGCAGATGTCTATGGTCGACCAAAACATATTTATTCAATTTATCGTAAAATGGTGGATCAAAACAAAGACTTTGACCATATCTATGATTTGTTAGCGATTCGTGTATTAGTGGATACTATTAAGGATTGTTATAGCGTCTTAGGAATTATCCATACTAAATGGAAGCCGATGCCAGGACGTTTCAAAGATTATATTGCAATGCCGAAAGCGAATATGTATCAATCAATTCATACAACGATTATTGGACCATACGGAAAACCAGTTGAAATTCAAATTCGTACTCATCAAATGCACGAAGTAGCCGAGTACGGGGTAGCAGCACATTGGGCTTATAAAGAGGGTAAAACTGAAAAAGTTCAAGTGGAAGATACAATTGAGCGTCAAATGAAATGGTTTAAAGATCTTGTAGAATTGCAAGATGATGCACAAAATGCAAGTGAATTTATGGACTTTGTAAAAGAAGATATTTTCAAAGACCAAGTGTATATTTTCTCTCCGAAAGGCGATGTATTTGAATTGCCAGCTGGGTCTGGGCCAATTGATTTTGCTTATCATATCCATACGGAAGTGGGTAATAAAATTATTGGGGCTAAAATTAATGGGAATATTGTGCCATTGAATTATACATTGAAAAATGGCGATATTATTGAAATATTAACAAATCCGAATTCGAATGGGCCAAGTCGTGACTGGTTGAAAATGACGCATACGAGTAAAGCTCGAAATCGTATTAAACGCTATTTCAAATTATTGGACCGTGACCGGTATAGCGAGCAAGGACAAAATTTGTTAGATCGTGACTTAAAATTAGTTGGTTCATCAGTTAAAGCATTGACGAAGAAAAATCGTGAAAAAGAATTGTTAGAACGCTTTAATTTCAATACAATTGAAGATTTATATGCAGCTGTCGGCTTAAATGAGATTTCGCCACAAACGATTATTAATTATTTAGGTTTACGACCAGTTGAAGAGGCAAGCGAATCAAAAAATAATTTGCAGACTGTCAAGAAAGAATTACCGGCACATAAAGTAGTGCGAACTGTCCATGAAAGTGGTGTGGTAGTCAATGGTGTTGAAAATCTAATGGTTCGTTTGAGTCGTTGTTGTAATCCAGTGCCTGGTGATGAAATTGTCGGTTACATTACACGTGGACGTGGAGTTTCGATTCACCATAAAAATTGTCCGAATTTATTAAATGAACCAGAATTAATGAATCGTACGATTGATGTGGAATGGGAACAACAAGCTGATTTAACTGCTGATTATGAAACAGAAATCAAAATTACTGGATTTGATCGTTCCGGATTAATCAATGATGTTCTACATGTTGTGAACCATACGGTTAAAAATTTACGCAGTGTAAATGGGAAAGTGGACAGTAATAGTACGGCTACCGTAACGGTAAAAATTGCGATTTCTAATACTACGCAATTGAATGATTTAATGAATAAGTTGCGTAATATTCCAGATGTTTATGAAGTCAATCGAGTTTCAAATAATTAG
- a CDS encoding 16S rRNA (uracil(1498)-N(3))-methyltransferase yields the protein MQRYFVSENLAVEDTVLLSAEDSHHLLRVMRAKIGTKVYLVDGASQLFVAELLEEVSAQARLVMLELMDTRVELAPHIAIACGLSKNDKLEWIVQKATECGMHQFYPLALKRDVMKWQENKADKKVERLTKIAKEAAEQSHRVMMPVIESQQNLSTFIKQTEHYTVKLIAYEETAKAGEHQQLKSQLLAVKPTDSIVMVFGSEGGLAAEEVEQLTQAGFVSCSLGPRILRAETAPIVFLSAISYQLEL from the coding sequence ATGCAACGATATTTTGTATCAGAGAATTTGGCAGTAGAAGATACAGTATTATTATCAGCAGAAGATAGTCATCATTTATTAAGAGTGATGCGAGCTAAAATTGGCACAAAGGTATACCTAGTTGACGGTGCGAGTCAACTTTTCGTGGCTGAATTACTCGAAGAAGTATCGGCTCAGGCACGTTTAGTCATGTTAGAGTTAATGGATACACGAGTTGAATTAGCACCACATATTGCGATTGCGTGTGGTTTATCTAAAAATGATAAATTAGAATGGATTGTGCAAAAAGCGACAGAATGTGGCATGCATCAATTTTATCCATTGGCACTGAAACGTGATGTGATGAAATGGCAAGAAAATAAAGCCGATAAAAAAGTTGAGCGATTAACGAAAATTGCCAAAGAGGCGGCTGAACAAAGTCATCGTGTGATGATGCCAGTCATTGAGTCGCAGCAGAATTTATCAACATTTATCAAGCAAACAGAACATTATACAGTTAAATTAATTGCCTATGAAGAAACGGCAAAAGCTGGGGAACATCAACAATTAAAATCACAATTATTAGCTGTTAAACCAACCGATTCGATTGTAATGGTATTTGGTTCTGAGGGTGGATTGGCTGCAGAAGAAGTTGAGCAATTAACCCAAGCAGGATTTGTTTCGTGTAGTTTGGGACCACGCATTTTACGTGCAGAAACAGCACCGATTGTCTTTTTAAGTGCGATAAGTTATCAATTAGAATTATAA
- a CDS encoding alpha-glycosidase gives MNQAGVYHRPESEFAYLYKQQQVHLRIRTAKNDVELVRVHVVDPYLFNQPAAIRVLEMQRIAQGVCHDYWQVSLTMPHQRLMYFFELMKDQVAYFYGEKGFFSFDNFANPSDYFRLPYLHEIDRFDAPKWVKETIWYQIFPERFANGDPTISPKGSLAWEDSPVLSSNQFYGGDLRGLIQHLDDLSALGINGIYLCPIFESPSNHKYDTINYYEIDSHFGTKEVFAELVQAAHQRGIRIMLDAVFNHIGIRSPQWQDVLLHGTESRYYNWFHIQHWPMDEVFNVDNPAYHTFAFVEKMPKLNTANPEVADYLIDIAKYWIETFDIDGWRLDVANEIDHAFWKRFRREVLAVKSDVFILGEIWHNSQSWLNGDELDSVMNYAYTDYIKEYFIDQTLSTAAFVERLADYEMLYRRQTVEVMFNLLDSHDTQRVMTAANGNVAAVQSAFAFLFLMTGSPCIYYGTEIGMEGAHDPDCRRVMLWDKVAQKGELYQWFVALIQLRKQYQPTITYQVSRIEWDNTRLVVSFDDVDEENHQLIAIWNRTDNRAIEVPNIEQILLHHQVGQGNNVLPQGCLIYLARKD, from the coding sequence ATGAATCAAGCAGGTGTCTATCATCGTCCAGAATCAGAGTTTGCCTATTTATATAAGCAGCAACAAGTTCATCTTAGAATTCGAACGGCAAAAAATGATGTTGAATTAGTACGTGTACATGTAGTCGACCCATATTTATTTAACCAGCCAGCAGCAATTCGAGTGCTAGAGATGCAACGGATTGCACAAGGTGTTTGCCATGACTATTGGCAAGTAAGTTTGACGATGCCACATCAGCGTCTGATGTATTTTTTTGAGCTGATGAAAGACCAAGTAGCGTATTTTTATGGGGAAAAAGGATTTTTCTCATTTGATAACTTTGCTAATCCGTCGGATTATTTCCGTTTACCATATTTGCATGAGATTGACCGTTTTGACGCACCTAAATGGGTGAAAGAAACCATTTGGTATCAAATATTTCCAGAACGCTTTGCTAATGGCGACCCTACTATTAGTCCTAAAGGTAGTCTTGCATGGGAAGATAGTCCAGTGTTATCGAGTAATCAATTTTATGGTGGCGATTTAAGGGGACTGATTCAGCATTTAGATGATTTGAGTGCTTTGGGAATTAATGGGATTTATTTATGTCCGATTTTTGAATCGCCGAGCAATCATAAATACGATACGATTAATTATTATGAAATTGATTCTCATTTTGGTACAAAAGAAGTATTTGCTGAATTGGTACAAGCTGCACATCAAAGAGGCATTCGCATTATGTTGGATGCTGTATTTAATCATATAGGAATACGTTCACCACAGTGGCAAGATGTGCTATTACATGGAACAGAATCTCGTTATTATAATTGGTTTCATATTCAACACTGGCCAATGGACGAAGTGTTTAATGTCGATAATCCAGCGTATCATACTTTTGCATTTGTTGAAAAAATGCCGAAATTAAATACGGCGAATCCTGAGGTAGCTGATTATTTAATCGACATAGCAAAATATTGGATTGAAACATTTGATATTGACGGCTGGCGATTAGATGTGGCGAATGAAATTGACCATGCTTTTTGGAAGAGATTTAGGCGAGAAGTTTTAGCCGTTAAATCTGACGTGTTTATTTTAGGAGAAATTTGGCACAATTCACAAAGTTGGTTGAATGGTGATGAACTCGATAGTGTGATGAATTATGCCTATACGGATTACATCAAAGAATATTTTATCGACCAGACACTTTCGACTGCTGCGTTCGTTGAGCGATTAGCTGATTATGAAATGTTGTATCGCCGACAAACCGTTGAAGTGATGTTTAATTTGTTAGACTCGCATGATACGCAACGAGTGATGACAGCAGCTAATGGTAATGTCGCTGCCGTCCAATCGGCATTTGCTTTTCTATTTTTAATGACCGGTTCACCATGTATCTACTATGGTACAGAAATCGGAATGGAGGGGGCACATGACCCTGACTGTCGACGAGTGATGTTGTGGGATAAAGTTGCACAAAAAGGTGAGTTGTATCAGTGGTTTGTCGCTTTGATTCAGTTGAGAAAACAATATCAACCTACCATTACCTATCAAGTATCACGTATCGAATGGGATAATACACGATTGGTAGTAAGTTTTGATGATGTAGATGAAGAAAATCATCAATTGATAGCGATTTGGAATCGAACGGATAATCGAGCGATTGAAGTGCCTAATATAGAGCAAATACTCTTACATCATCAAGTGGGG
- the prmA gene encoding 50S ribosomal protein L11 methyltransferase has translation MEQQLWNKVVLTVNTTEASLIDLASNLFFELGSIGVEVNYAPGYLDNHPNLFGEIRDELIQSQLNHDTEIITFFEDEVDLADIKAELAMIFGELPFQLEQGQQEDEQWQTNWMAHYQPQMISRFLTIVPEWYENYQARLDERVVYLDPSVAFGTGNHPTTKLGAQALEMVLRGGETVLDVGTGSGILAFVAKQLGAEHIYGYDLDPQAIDSAKQNLLLQPEQSNIEFSVNDLLVGITHQADVIVANILPHILVNLFDDAAKLLKPNGWLILGGILEEKSSELESELAKRGWQLEQKTIMHEWVSLLLKKSEA, from the coding sequence ATGGAACAACAATTATGGAATAAAGTTGTGTTAACTGTAAATACGACTGAAGCGTCTTTAATTGATTTAGCGAGCAATTTATTTTTTGAACTCGGCTCAATTGGAGTAGAAGTAAATTACGCACCAGGTTATTTAGATAATCATCCGAATCTTTTTGGTGAGATACGAGATGAATTAATTCAAAGTCAATTGAATCATGATACAGAGATTATTACTTTTTTTGAAGATGAAGTGGATTTAGCAGATATAAAAGCAGAATTAGCTATGATTTTTGGCGAATTACCGTTTCAATTAGAACAAGGACAACAAGAAGACGAGCAGTGGCAAACAAATTGGATGGCACATTATCAGCCACAAATGATTAGCCGTTTTTTAACAATTGTGCCGGAATGGTATGAGAATTATCAGGCTAGATTAGATGAGCGAGTGGTGTATTTAGACCCAAGTGTTGCTTTCGGTACAGGAAATCATCCGACTACTAAATTAGGTGCACAGGCATTGGAAATGGTGTTGCGTGGTGGCGAAACGGTGCTAGATGTAGGAACGGGCTCTGGTATTCTTGCATTTGTAGCGAAACAATTAGGAGCTGAACACATTTACGGTTATGATTTAGACCCACAGGCGATTGATAGTGCGAAACAAAATTTACTCTTACAACCTGAGCAATCGAATATTGAATTCTCAGTCAATGATTTATTAGTGGGGATTACACATCAAGCAGATGTGATTGTAGCCAATATTTTGCCGCATATTTTAGTGAATTTATTCGATGATGCTGCAAAACTATTAAAACCGAATGGCTGGCTGATTTTAGGTGGTATCTTAGAAGAGAAGAGTTCGGAATTAGAATCGGAACTGGCAAAGCGTGGTTGGCAATTAGAACAAAAAACAATCATGCACGAGTGGGTATCACTATTGCTTAAAAAATCGGAGGCATAA
- the gpsB gene encoding cell division regulator GpsB, translating into MAEKNLTAKDILQKEFTRGMRGYSTAEVDEYLDMIIRDYDAYQKEVAYLKNENERLVSKIDELTKQLALNKKTAPTTPGSGVTNFDILKRLSNLEKHVFGSKINNHDNTIDYSNLMK; encoded by the coding sequence GTGGCAGAAAAAAATTTAACCGCTAAAGATATTCTACAAAAAGAATTTACACGTGGTATGCGTGGCTACAGCACAGCTGAAGTTGATGAATACTTAGATATGATTATTCGTGATTACGATGCGTATCAAAAAGAAGTAGCCTATTTAAAAAATGAAAACGAACGTTTAGTAAGTAAAATTGATGAATTAACTAAGCAATTAGCACTAAACAAGAAAACGGCACCGACAACTCCAGGTAGTGGTGTCACAAACTTTGATATTTTAAAACGTCTTTCTAATTTAGAAAAACACGTATTTGGATCAAAGATTAATAATCATGATAATACGATTGATTATTCTAACTTAATGAAATAA
- a CDS encoding DUF3013 family protein — MISKEGDEMKRQELLVHLKRMLETTYFHYEWQLYWEEAWPYIELKFQLVLLNQQIKPITVLFYDVERVKIVEGDYLYAAAVDYNKGIEIGEVNAIIHYLRQLLAGARVQFLESSSTDFSLSWNEQTFQQIRQGMKSSHRYNEQRLLFPKVE; from the coding sequence ATGATAAGTAAAGAAGGTGATGAGATGAAGCGTCAAGAATTATTAGTGCATTTGAAAAGAATGTTAGAGACAACGTATTTTCATTACGAATGGCAATTGTATTGGGAAGAAGCTTGGCCGTATATTGAGCTAAAATTTCAATTGGTGCTACTGAATCAACAAATTAAGCCGATTACGGTGCTTTTTTATGATGTAGAGCGAGTTAAAATTGTGGAAGGTGATTACTTATATGCTGCAGCAGTCGATTACAATAAGGGGATTGAGATTGGAGAAGTAAATGCTATTATCCATTATTTACGACAATTGCTAGCAGGAGCACGAGTGCAATTTTTAGAATCTTCTTCAACCGATTTTTCTTTAAGTTGGAATGAGCAGACTTTCCAACAAATTCGACAAGGAATGAAATCATCACATCGATATAATGAACAGCGATTATTATTCCCAAAAGTGGAGTAG
- the deoC gene encoding deoxyribose-phosphate aldolase, with translation MTKLAKYIDHTLLKADATAAQIAVLCSEAAQYDFMSVCVNPTWVKTAAEALKNTDVKVCTVIGFPLGANTSTLKAFEAKEAVELGADEVDMVINIGAAKAGNWDLVQDDIRAVVEAVPTEVIVKVIIETCLLTDEEKVKACQAAVAAGADFVKTSTGFSTGGATVEDIRLMRKTVGADLGVKASGGVSTTAEAEAMIAAGATRIGASKGIAIVTNQAPADTSGY, from the coding sequence ATGACAAAATTAGCGAAATATATCGATCATACCTTATTAAAAGCAGACGCAACAGCAGCACAAATTGCTGTTTTATGTAGTGAAGCAGCACAGTATGATTTCATGTCGGTGTGCGTAAATCCAACATGGGTTAAAACAGCAGCTGAAGCATTAAAAAATACAGATGTTAAAGTTTGTACAGTAATTGGTTTTCCTTTAGGTGCTAATACTTCAACATTAAAAGCCTTTGAAGCGAAAGAGGCGGTTGAATTAGGTGCAGATGAAGTTGATATGGTGATTAATATCGGCGCAGCAAAAGCGGGTAATTGGGATTTAGTTCAAGATGATATTCGAGCTGTTGTAGAGGCAGTTCCGACTGAAGTTATTGTTAAAGTAATTATTGAAACATGTTTATTGACTGATGAAGAAAAAGTGAAAGCTTGTCAAGCAGCAGTTGCTGCTGGTGCAGACTTTGTTAAAACATCAACTGGATTTTCTACTGGTGGTGCAACAGTGGAAGATATTCGTTTAATGCGTAAAACAGTAGGGGCAGATTTAGGTGTGAAAGCGAGTGGTGGTGTATCGACAACTGCCGAAGCAGAAGCAATGATTGCAGCCGGTGCAACCCGTATCGGTGCGTCTAAAGGAATCGCAATTGTAACAAATCAAGCACCCGCTGATACAAGTGGATATTAA